One Mycolicibacterium pulveris genomic region harbors:
- a CDS encoding adenylate kinase yields the protein MRVVLLGPPGAGKGTQAQKLSEKLGIPQISTGDLFRKNIGENTPLGVEAKRYLDAGDLVPSELTNKLVEDRISQPDAADGFILDGYPRSVEQAKALDEMLKQRNTKLDAVLEFAVSEEELFKRLKARGRADDTEEIIHNRMQVYRDETQPLLEYYRDNNLQTVDAVGGLDEVFARALHALGK from the coding sequence GTGAGGGTCGTGCTACTCGGGCCACCTGGTGCAGGTAAGGGCACGCAGGCCCAGAAACTTTCCGAGAAGCTCGGCATCCCGCAGATCTCGACCGGGGACCTTTTCCGCAAGAACATCGGCGAGAACACCCCGCTCGGGGTGGAGGCCAAGCGGTACCTCGACGCCGGTGACCTGGTGCCTTCGGAACTGACCAACAAGCTGGTCGAGGACCGGATCTCCCAGCCCGACGCGGCCGACGGTTTCATCCTCGACGGCTATCCGCGCTCGGTCGAGCAGGCCAAGGCGCTCGACGAGATGCTCAAGCAGCGCAACACCAAGCTGGACGCGGTGCTGGAGTTCGCCGTGTCCGAGGAGGAGTTGTTCAAGCGGCTCAAAGCGCGGGGCCGTGCCGACGACACCGAAGAGATCATCCACAACCGGATGCAGGTCTATCGCGATGAGACCCAGCCGCTGCTGGAGTACTACCGCGACAACAACCTGCAGACCGTTGACGCGGTCGGCGGGCTCGACGAGGTGTTCGCCCGGGCGCTGCACGCGCTCGGCAAGTAG
- a CDS encoding xylulokinase — MSAKELTIGVDIGTTAVKAVAADADGRVVARTRIPHRLRVPAPGRLEHDADEAWRQGPLRALAELDRPDAAAVTVTAMVPSLTAVDAEGRPLTPGLLYGDSRGRSETGADTRFLTGEAVEFLRWTARQAPDAHGYWPAAAVANHALAGEATVDTATAGTTYPLYDRDSWNENICAACEVTPAQLPGVAPTGTPVGRVRDGDAVLGAGAVDAVCEQMVSGADRDGDVLVLCGTTLIVWATIGEYREVPGLWTLPHSAPGRYQIGGPSNAGGLFLSWADRLLAPAAADTAVDARRIPVWAPYVRGERVPYHDPDRRAALDGLDLTHDGAAVRRAAYEASGFVVRQLVERSGAAAARIVATGGGTRVAPWMQAIADATGLPVHVSAIPEGAALGAAFLGRMAAGLESSTSDAARWARTERVVDPDPRWSAPTQERYGRFLELAERRRELSP, encoded by the coding sequence GTGTCAGCCAAAGAGCTCACAATCGGCGTGGACATCGGCACCACCGCGGTCAAAGCCGTGGCCGCCGACGCCGACGGCCGGGTGGTGGCCAGGACACGGATCCCGCATCGGCTGCGGGTGCCCGCCCCGGGCCGGCTCGAGCACGACGCCGACGAAGCGTGGCGGCAGGGCCCGCTGCGCGCGCTGGCCGAGCTCGACAGGCCGGACGCGGCGGCGGTGACGGTCACGGCCATGGTGCCGTCGCTGACCGCCGTCGACGCCGAGGGTCGTCCGCTCACCCCGGGCCTGCTCTACGGCGACAGCCGCGGCCGCTCCGAAACCGGCGCCGACACCAGGTTCCTCACCGGCGAGGCCGTGGAGTTCCTGCGCTGGACCGCGCGGCAGGCACCCGACGCGCACGGCTACTGGCCCGCCGCCGCGGTGGCCAACCACGCGTTGGCGGGGGAGGCGACCGTCGACACCGCCACCGCGGGAACCACCTACCCGCTGTATGACCGCGACAGCTGGAACGAAAACATCTGTGCCGCTTGTGAAGTCACGCCCGCACAGCTGCCGGGTGTCGCGCCGACGGGGACACCGGTCGGTCGGGTGCGCGACGGCGACGCGGTGCTGGGCGCCGGCGCGGTGGATGCGGTGTGCGAGCAGATGGTCTCCGGCGCCGACCGCGACGGCGACGTGCTGGTGCTGTGCGGCACGACGCTGATCGTATGGGCGACGATCGGCGAGTACCGCGAGGTGCCCGGGCTGTGGACGTTGCCGCACAGCGCGCCGGGCCGCTACCAGATCGGCGGGCCCAGCAACGCCGGCGGGCTGTTTCTGAGCTGGGCGGATCGCCTCCTGGCCCCCGCCGCCGCCGACACCGCCGTCGACGCGCGACGGATACCGGTGTGGGCGCCCTACGTTCGCGGTGAGCGCGTCCCGTACCACGACCCGGATCGCCGCGCCGCGCTTGACGGTCTGGACCTCACCCACGACGGCGCCGCGGTGCGCCGGGCCGCCTACGAGGCCTCGGGGTTCGTCGTGCGCCAACTCGTCGAGCGCAGCGGCGCAGCGGCGGCGCGCATCGTCGCGACCGGCGGCGGCACCCGCGTCGCTCCCTGGATGCAGGCCATCGCCGACGCGACCGGGCTGCCCGTGCACGTCTCGGCCATCCCCGAAGGCGCCGCGTTGGGGGCGGCGTTCCTCGGGCGGATGGCCGCCGGGCTGGAATCGTCGACCTCCGACGCGGCCCGCTGGGCGCGCACCGAACGCGTCGTCGACCCCGACCCGCGCTGGTCGGCGCCGACGCAGGAGCGTTACGGCAGGTTCCTCGAACTCGCCGAGCGCCGAAGAGAACTCAGCCCTTGA
- a CDS encoding thiamine pyrophosphate-binding protein, with translation MTHRVVDHIVEYLAAIGVGHLFGVDGANIEDLYDAAHFCDGITAVLAKHEFSAATMADGYSRSGAGLGVLAATSGGGCLNTLPGLGEAFASRVPVLALIGQAPTTLDGRGAFQDTSGRNGALDAQALFSAVAVYCRRVLTPAGIVSALPEAIAAAKTSRGPAVLLLPKDIQQAELPVNGGIEPSQEPVAQLGNPHPIVRALQRADGPVTIIAGDQVARDDARAELEQLRALVRARVACVPDAKDVAGTPGSGSSSSLGVTGVMGHPGVADAVAASALCLLVGTRMSVTARAGLDAALAATPVYSIGSYPPHLPCTHVHTDDLRGSLTLLTAALTGNGRATGVRVPDAVPRTCLQPPAHDGPGIRYRDAMAVLDDALPDGVDIVVDAGNIGASAIHHLPVRRDGRYLVALGMGGMGYSFGAGVGVAFARRRRTVVIAGDGAFFMHGMEIHTALQYRLPVTFLLFDNHAHAMCVTREQLFYGDRYSYNRFGPSRLGAGLAAMFPGLPAADVGDLEHLPAAVDSALGHDGPSVISVECSADEIPPFAAFLTSDSVRTKENRSHVVART, from the coding sequence ATGACCCATCGGGTGGTCGACCACATCGTCGAATACCTCGCGGCGATCGGCGTCGGGCATCTCTTCGGGGTCGACGGCGCCAACATCGAGGACCTCTACGACGCCGCGCACTTCTGTGACGGGATCACCGCGGTGCTGGCCAAGCACGAGTTCTCGGCCGCCACGATGGCCGACGGATACAGCCGCAGCGGTGCCGGTCTGGGCGTGCTGGCCGCCACCTCGGGCGGCGGCTGCCTGAACACGCTGCCCGGGCTGGGGGAGGCGTTCGCCAGCCGGGTTCCGGTGCTGGCGCTCATCGGTCAGGCGCCGACGACGCTCGACGGGCGCGGGGCGTTCCAGGACACCAGCGGCCGCAACGGCGCGCTCGACGCGCAGGCGCTGTTCTCCGCGGTGGCGGTGTACTGCCGCCGCGTGCTGACCCCGGCCGGCATCGTCTCGGCGCTGCCCGAGGCCATAGCAGCCGCCAAGACATCGCGCGGGCCCGCGGTCTTGTTGCTGCCCAAGGACATTCAGCAAGCCGAATTGCCCGTCAACGGCGGAATCGAACCGTCCCAAGAACCGGTCGCGCAGCTCGGCAACCCTCACCCGATCGTTCGCGCGCTGCAACGCGCCGACGGGCCGGTCACGATCATCGCAGGCGACCAGGTCGCGCGGGACGACGCGCGCGCCGAACTCGAACAACTTCGGGCCCTGGTCCGGGCCCGGGTGGCCTGCGTGCCGGACGCCAAGGACGTGGCGGGTACGCCCGGCTCGGGGTCGTCGTCGTCGCTCGGTGTGACCGGCGTGATGGGGCATCCCGGTGTCGCGGACGCCGTTGCGGCCAGCGCGCTGTGCCTGCTGGTGGGCACCCGCATGTCGGTGACCGCACGTGCAGGCCTGGACGCGGCGCTGGCGGCGACGCCGGTGTACTCGATCGGGTCGTACCCACCGCACCTGCCGTGCACCCACGTGCACACCGACGACCTGCGCGGCTCGCTGACGCTGTTGACCGCCGCGCTGACGGGCAACGGCCGCGCCACCGGCGTGCGGGTGCCGGATGCGGTGCCGCGCACCTGTCTTCAGCCCCCAGCACACGACGGCCCGGGGATCCGGTACCGCGACGCGATGGCCGTGCTGGACGACGCGCTGCCCGACGGCGTCGACATCGTCGTCGACGCCGGCAACATCGGCGCGTCGGCGATCCACCATCTGCCGGTGCGCCGCGACGGCAGATACCTCGTCGCGCTCGGCATGGGCGGCATGGGCTACAGCTTCGGCGCCGGTGTCGGCGTGGCGTTCGCACGACGCAGGCGCACCGTGGTGATCGCCGGCGACGGCGCCTTTTTCATGCACGGCATGGAGATTCACACCGCACTGCAGTATCGGCTGCCCGTGACGTTTCTGCTGTTCGACAACCACGCGCACGCCATGTGCGTGACCCGCGAGCAACTCTTCTACGGCGACCGCTACAGCTACAACCGCTTCGGCCCGAGCCGACTCGGGGCCGGGCTGGCGGCCATGTTCCCCGGGCTGCCCGCCGCCGACGTCGGCGACCTCGAACACCTGCCCGCCGCGGTGGACTCCGCGCTCGGCCACGACGGTCCCTCGGTCATCAGCGTCGAATGCTCGGCAGACGAAATCCCGCCGTTCGCCGCGTTTCTCACGTCAGACAGCGTCCGCACAAAGGAGAACCGATCTCATGTCGTTGCCCGCACTTGA
- a CDS encoding 3-oxoacyl-ACP synthase III family protein, producing the protein MTVSLLDVATYLPGEPIGASYYAQFAESDDLRDNVMFRAPRFRHHVGPDETAVDMVERATAGLIERHGADVVAGADVLITHTQLPDMPFYGSGGAVAHRLGMKPNWVLDLHNGGCAAFVLGMQVARQLLASGAGQTALIAVAQNAAGQVFDQPRVRRKAQAAVPGDGAAVGLVAVSERSPILDVECRTYGEFAGDMTIAVDPPRKWWQPGPGEGYIGFTESKITKVLARGNRQVPEVSYAVCDRIGVKPKDLDLLVTNQPNRVFLRNWREALELPKERHVDTFDECGNLFAAGIPINFDRAIGEGRLRAGGVVMMAAFAHAGDFAGAAAVRWGGR; encoded by the coding sequence ATGACCGTCAGCCTTCTCGACGTCGCCACCTATCTACCGGGTGAACCGATCGGTGCGAGCTACTATGCGCAGTTCGCCGAATCGGATGACCTGCGGGACAACGTGATGTTCCGCGCGCCGCGCTTTCGCCATCATGTCGGGCCGGACGAGACCGCGGTCGACATGGTCGAGCGCGCGACCGCCGGGCTGATCGAGCGGCACGGAGCCGACGTGGTCGCCGGCGCCGACGTGTTGATCACCCACACCCAGTTGCCGGATATGCCGTTCTACGGTAGCGGCGGGGCCGTGGCGCATCGCCTTGGGATGAAACCGAATTGGGTGCTGGATCTGCACAACGGCGGCTGCGCGGCGTTCGTGCTCGGCATGCAGGTGGCGCGTCAACTACTGGCCTCGGGCGCGGGGCAGACCGCGTTGATCGCCGTCGCGCAGAACGCGGCCGGGCAGGTGTTCGACCAACCGCGCGTGCGGCGCAAGGCGCAGGCGGCCGTGCCGGGCGACGGCGCCGCGGTGGGCCTGGTGGCGGTGTCGGAGCGTTCACCGATCCTCGACGTCGAGTGCCGCACTTACGGGGAGTTCGCCGGGGACATGACCATCGCGGTGGACCCGCCGCGTAAATGGTGGCAGCCGGGTCCGGGCGAGGGCTACATCGGGTTCACCGAAAGCAAGATCACCAAGGTGCTCGCCCGCGGCAACCGTCAGGTTCCCGAGGTGTCCTATGCGGTGTGCGACCGGATCGGCGTCAAACCCAAAGACCTCGACCTGCTCGTCACCAACCAGCCCAACCGGGTGTTTCTGCGCAACTGGCGCGAGGCGCTCGAACTGCCCAAGGAGCGCCACGTCGACACTTTCGATGAGTGCGGAAACCTGTTCGCCGCGGGCATTCCGATCAACTTCGACCGGGCGATCGGTGAGGGCCGGTTGCGGGCCGGTGGCGTGGTGATGATGGCGGCGTTCGCACACGCCGGCGACTTCGCAGGAGCCGCTGCGGTGCGGTGGGGCGGTCGCTGA
- the secY gene encoding preprotein translocase subunit SecY, translating to MLSAFISSLRTVDLRRKILFTLGIVLLYRVGASIPSPGVNYPNIQKCIAEVSGGDAGQVYSLINLFSGGALLQLSVFAVGIMPYITASIIVQLLTVVIPRFEQLRKEGQAGQTKMTQYTRYLSIALAILQATSIVALAANGGLLQGCSLDIIQGQSDGIDIFTLVVIVLVMTAAAALLMWMGELVTERGIGNGMSLIIFASIVSAMPGEGQMILESRGGLVFALVCAGALAILVGVVFVEQGQRRIPVQYAKRMVGRRMYGGTSTYLPLKVNQAGVIPVIFASSLIYIPQLITQLIQSGSSNPGTGWWQRFVAENLSNPSDPVYIGVYFGLIVFFTYFYVSITFNPDERADEMKKFGGFIPGIRPGAPTADYLRYVLNRITLPGSIYLGGIAVLPNLFLSVGGSGPVQNLPFGGVAVLIMIGVGLDTVKQIESQLMQRNYEGFLK from the coding sequence GTGCTCTCGGCTTTCATCTCATCGCTGCGGACAGTCGACCTCAGGCGAAAGATCCTCTTCACCCTGGGCATCGTCCTCCTCTACCGGGTCGGCGCCTCGATTCCGTCGCCCGGGGTGAACTATCCGAACATCCAGAAGTGCATCGCCGAGGTCAGCGGCGGCGACGCCGGTCAGGTCTACTCGCTGATCAACCTGTTCTCCGGCGGCGCGCTGCTGCAGCTGTCGGTGTTCGCGGTCGGCATCATGCCCTACATCACCGCGAGCATCATCGTGCAGCTGCTGACCGTGGTGATCCCGCGGTTCGAACAGCTGCGCAAGGAAGGCCAGGCCGGCCAGACCAAGATGACGCAGTACACGCGTTATCTGTCCATCGCGTTGGCGATCCTGCAGGCCACCAGCATCGTGGCGCTGGCGGCCAACGGGGGACTGCTGCAGGGGTGCTCGCTCGACATCATCCAGGGCCAGAGCGACGGCATCGACATCTTCACCCTCGTCGTGATCGTGCTGGTGATGACGGCGGCCGCGGCGCTGCTGATGTGGATGGGCGAGCTGGTCACCGAGCGCGGCATCGGCAACGGCATGTCGCTGATCATTTTCGCCAGCATCGTCTCGGCAATGCCCGGCGAGGGCCAGATGATCCTGGAGAGCCGCGGCGGCCTGGTGTTCGCCCTGGTCTGCGCCGGCGCGCTGGCCATCCTCGTCGGCGTGGTGTTCGTCGAGCAGGGCCAGCGCCGCATCCCGGTGCAGTACGCCAAGCGGATGGTGGGTCGCCGGATGTACGGCGGCACCTCGACGTACCTTCCGCTGAAGGTCAACCAGGCCGGCGTCATCCCGGTCATCTTCGCGTCGTCGCTGATCTACATTCCGCAGCTGATCACGCAGCTGATCCAGAGCGGCAGCTCCAACCCGGGCACCGGGTGGTGGCAGCGGTTCGTCGCCGAGAACCTGTCCAACCCGTCGGACCCGGTCTACATCGGGGTCTACTTCGGCCTGATCGTGTTCTTCACGTACTTCTACGTGTCGATCACGTTCAACCCCGACGAACGCGCCGACGAGATGAAGAAGTTCGGCGGCTTCATCCCCGGCATCCGGCCGGGCGCGCCGACCGCCGACTACCTGCGCTATGTGCTCAACCGGATCACCCTTCCGGGCTCCATCTACCTGGGCGGGATCGCCGTGCTGCCGAACCTGTTCCTGTCGGTCGGCGGCAGCGGACCGGTGCAAAACCTGCCGTTCGGCGGCGTTGCGGTGTTGATCATGATCGGTGTCGGGTTGGATACGGTCAAACAGATCGAAAGCCAGCTCATGCAACGCAACTACGAAGGGTTCCTGAAGTGA
- a CDS encoding sigma-70 family RNA polymerase sigma factor, whose product MEDPEALDAKVMRMLYDEHAAAIWRYAVRLTGDTARAEDVVQETLLRAWRHPEVTADSERSARAWLFTVARNLIIDERRSARFRSESGTPDMEKAADRAGPDEVETALDRMLLGEAIRELSEEHRAVIRRAYYQGWTTAQIAADLQIAEGTVKSRLHYGVRALRLKLQEMGVTR is encoded by the coding sequence TTGGAGGACCCGGAGGCCCTGGATGCCAAAGTCATGCGGATGCTCTACGACGAGCACGCCGCGGCCATCTGGCGCTATGCCGTGCGGCTGACGGGGGATACGGCCCGGGCGGAGGATGTCGTGCAGGAAACGCTATTGCGTGCTTGGCGCCATCCCGAGGTGACCGCCGACAGCGAGCGATCGGCACGGGCGTGGTTGTTCACCGTGGCGCGTAATCTCATTATCGACGAGCGGCGCAGCGCCCGGTTCCGCAGCGAATCCGGTACCCCGGACATGGAGAAAGCCGCGGACCGCGCTGGCCCCGACGAGGTGGAGACGGCACTGGACCGGATGTTGCTTGGTGAGGCCATTCGCGAACTGTCCGAGGAACATCGGGCGGTCATCCGCCGCGCCTATTACCAGGGCTGGACCACCGCACAGATCGCCGCCGATCTGCAGATCGCCGAGGGCACGGTGAAGTCGCGGCTGCACTACGGCGTGCGCGCGCTGCGGCTCAAGCTGCAGGAGATGGGGGTGACGCGATGA
- the map gene encoding type I methionyl aminopeptidase — MIGLPGLRNRRVVARRTPGELDAMAAAGALVAEALAAVRQAAAPGVSTLELDEVAESVIRDGGGVPSFLGYQGFPASICSSVNDRVVHGIPSADETLAAGDLVSIDCGAILDGWHGDSAITFGVGQLIPVDEALSEATKEAMVAGIAAMVPGNRLTDVSHAIETGARAAEKRHGRRFGIVAGYGGHGIGRHMHMDPFLPNEGAPGRGPYLAPGSVLAIEPMLTLGTTKTVVLEDEWTVVTADGSRAAHWEHTVAVTEDGPRILTQ, encoded by the coding sequence ATGATCGGGCTACCCGGTCTGCGCAACCGGCGGGTCGTCGCGCGGCGCACCCCCGGTGAACTCGACGCGATGGCCGCCGCGGGCGCGTTGGTGGCCGAGGCGCTCGCGGCCGTGCGGCAGGCCGCCGCGCCGGGGGTGTCCACGCTCGAGCTCGACGAGGTCGCCGAGTCGGTGATCCGCGACGGCGGCGGGGTTCCGTCGTTCCTCGGCTACCAGGGCTTTCCGGCCAGCATCTGTTCGTCGGTGAACGACCGTGTGGTGCATGGCATTCCGTCGGCCGACGAGACGCTGGCGGCGGGGGACCTGGTGTCCATCGACTGCGGGGCGATCCTGGACGGCTGGCACGGCGACTCGGCGATCACGTTCGGTGTCGGGCAGCTGATTCCGGTCGACGAGGCGCTTTCGGAGGCCACCAAGGAGGCCATGGTGGCCGGCATCGCCGCGATGGTGCCGGGTAACCGGCTCACCGACGTCTCGCACGCGATCGAGACCGGCGCGCGCGCCGCCGAAAAGCGTCACGGCCGCAGGTTCGGCATCGTCGCCGGCTACGGCGGTCACGGCATCGGCAGGCACATGCACATGGACCCGTTTCTGCCCAACGAAGGCGCACCGGGGCGTGGGCCCTATCTGGCGCCGGGGTCGGTGCTGGCCATCGAGCCCATGCTCACGCTGGGCACCACCAAGACGGTGGTGCTCGAGGACGAGTGGACCGTCGTCACCGCCGACGGTTCGCGTGCCGCGCACTGGGAGCACACCGTCGCGGTCACCGAAGACGGTCCGCGCATCCTCACGCAATAG
- a CDS encoding anti-sigma factor family protein codes for MTEFGSPRGDDDRYVTWDAAYVLGSLSSDERREYEAHLQTCAQCRGAVAELSGIPALLAKIDADDIVELDRPDPPPLRGEVLDNLLDKVAARRRRARWMTTAAVALAAALLALGLVLVLRPDSLGSQTPPPQASGQQLEMTKVSETPINATITVTGYGWGSRIDMACTYGDWGQRDAPPQNLGMVVIGRDGSHEQVATWLGLSGATALPSANTPMQVDEIAAVQLVSADSGEVLLERQL; via the coding sequence ATGACCGAATTCGGTTCCCCCCGAGGCGATGACGACCGCTATGTCACCTGGGACGCCGCCTACGTGCTGGGCTCGCTGTCCAGCGACGAGCGCCGCGAATACGAGGCACACCTGCAGACCTGCGCACAGTGCCGGGGCGCGGTCGCCGAACTGAGCGGAATTCCCGCGCTGCTGGCCAAGATCGACGCCGACGACATCGTCGAGCTGGATCGGCCGGACCCGCCGCCGCTGCGTGGCGAGGTGCTCGACAACCTGCTGGACAAGGTGGCGGCCCGGCGCAGGCGGGCCCGCTGGATGACCACCGCCGCCGTCGCGCTGGCCGCCGCGCTGCTGGCACTCGGGCTCGTGCTGGTGCTGCGCCCCGACAGCCTGGGCTCCCAGACCCCGCCGCCGCAGGCCTCGGGTCAACAGCTCGAAATGACCAAGGTGTCCGAGACGCCGATCAACGCCACCATCACCGTCACCGGTTACGGCTGGGGCAGCCGCATCGACATGGCCTGCACCTACGGCGACTGGGGTCAGCGCGACGCCCCGCCCCAGAACCTCGGCATGGTGGTGATCGGCCGCGACGGCAGCCACGAGCAGGTCGCCACCTGGTTGGGGCTGTCCGGCGCCACCGCTTTACCGAGCGCCAACACCCCGATGCAGGTCGACGAAATCGCCGCCGTGCAACTGGTTTCGGCCGACTCCGGAGAGGTGTTGCTCGAACGGCAGCTGTGA
- a CDS encoding class I SAM-dependent methyltransferase, with product MTRTDNDTWDLASSVGATATMVAAARALASSADQPLIDDPFADPLVRAVGVDFFTRLVTGELRPEDLDDSETAGMQRMADNMAVRTRFFDDFFRDSAADGVRQAVILASGLDARAYRLDWPAGVVVYEIDQPAVIDFKTTTLADLGAAPTAERRTVAVDLRHDWPSALIGAGFDPTRPSAWSAEGLLGYLPPDAQDRLLDTITELSAPGSWIAVESVPHVDPDRHDKAVERMRTASQRWQQHGFDLDFAELVYLGDRNEAAAYLQERGWRLTRRSVRDLLVANGLPPLDDEDAADFGELQYVSGRLSA from the coding sequence ATGACGCGGACCGACAATGACACCTGGGATCTGGCTTCCAGCGTCGGGGCGACGGCCACGATGGTCGCCGCCGCCCGAGCGCTGGCCAGCAGCGCTGACCAGCCGCTGATCGACGATCCGTTCGCCGATCCGTTGGTGCGGGCGGTCGGTGTGGACTTCTTCACCCGCCTGGTCACCGGGGAGCTGCGGCCCGAGGATCTCGATGACAGCGAGACGGCCGGAATGCAGCGGATGGCCGACAACATGGCGGTGCGGACCAGGTTCTTCGACGACTTCTTTCGGGACTCGGCGGCCGACGGCGTCCGGCAGGCGGTGATCCTGGCCTCCGGGCTGGACGCGCGGGCCTACCGGTTGGACTGGCCCGCCGGCGTCGTCGTCTATGAGATCGACCAACCCGCCGTCATCGACTTCAAGACCACGACGCTGGCCGACTTGGGTGCCGCACCGACCGCCGAGCGTCGCACGGTTGCCGTCGACCTGCGCCATGACTGGCCGTCGGCGCTGATCGGCGCGGGCTTCGACCCCACCCGACCGTCGGCGTGGAGCGCGGAGGGCCTGCTGGGCTATCTGCCGCCCGACGCCCAGGACCGGCTGCTCGACACGATCACAGAGTTGAGCGCCCCTGGCAGCTGGATCGCGGTGGAGAGCGTGCCCCACGTCGATCCGGACCGCCATGACAAGGCGGTCGAGCGGATGCGCACGGCGTCGCAACGCTGGCAGCAGCACGGTTTCGACCTGGACTTCGCCGAGCTGGTGTACCTCGGTGACCGCAACGAGGCCGCCGCCTACCTACAGGAGCGCGGATGGCGGCTGACCCGCCGGAGCGTCAGGGACCTGCTGGTCGCCAACGGGTTGCCGCCGTTGGACGACGAGGACGCCGCCGACTTCGGTGAGCTGCAGTACGTCAGCGGGAGGCTGTCCGCATGA
- a CDS encoding class I SAM-dependent methyltransferase produces the protein MSRTDNDTWDLASSVGATATMVAAQRVLAHREGLIDDPFAEPLVRAVGLDFFTQALDGSIDLEAVDPEFNVRRAAEGMAVRTRHFDRLFTDAAAAGVRQAVILAAGLDARAYRLGWPAGTTVFEVDQPDVIAFKTSTLAELDAQPTADRRTVAIDLREDWPKALCNNGFDPSRPTAWIAEGLLIYLPPEAQDLLFDRITELSAPGSRVATEHIPDITMFSDERSQRIADRMKKYGSSIEMGELIYHGERNDVIEYLAGHGWTVSAQSMREAYAANGFTFPEEETIGMFADMSYVAGVKG, from the coding sequence ATGAGCCGCACCGACAACGACACCTGGGACCTGGCGTCGAGCGTGGGCGCGACCGCGACGATGGTGGCCGCCCAGCGTGTGCTGGCCCACCGGGAGGGGCTGATCGACGACCCGTTCGCCGAGCCGTTGGTGCGCGCGGTGGGGCTGGACTTCTTCACCCAGGCGCTCGACGGCTCGATCGATTTGGAGGCCGTCGATCCCGAGTTCAACGTGCGCAGGGCCGCCGAGGGAATGGCGGTGCGCACCCGCCACTTCGACAGGTTGTTCACCGACGCCGCAGCGGCGGGTGTGCGCCAGGCCGTGATCCTGGCGGCGGGGCTGGACGCGCGGGCCTACCGGCTGGGCTGGCCCGCCGGGACGACGGTGTTCGAGGTCGACCAGCCCGACGTCATCGCGTTCAAGACCTCGACGCTGGCCGAGCTGGACGCGCAGCCGACGGCCGACCGGCGCACCGTCGCGATCGACCTTCGTGAGGATTGGCCGAAAGCGCTGTGCAACAACGGGTTCGACCCGTCTCGCCCGACGGCATGGATCGCCGAGGGGCTGCTCATCTATCTGCCGCCCGAGGCGCAGGACCTGCTGTTCGACCGGATCACCGAGTTGTCGGCGCCCGGCAGCAGGGTGGCCACCGAGCACATCCCCGACATCACGATGTTCTCCGACGAGCGCTCGCAGCGCATCGCCGACCGGATGAAGAAGTACGGCTCGTCGATCGAGATGGGTGAGCTGATCTATCACGGCGAGCGCAACGACGTCATCGAATACCTGGCCGGGCACGGCTGGACGGTGTCGGCGCAATCGATGCGAGAAGCCTACGCCGCCAACGGGTTCACCTTCCCCGAGGAGGAGACCATCGGGATGTTCGCCGACATGAGCTACGTCGCCGGGGTCAAGGGCTGA
- a CDS encoding SRPBCC family protein: MSLPALDDITTHRGTADPLDGLIRIETSPREKATPIIMEMMRSVYPHDQVFGEFCTVNSYIDCPPGELFDYMSDTRSLEEWTYSLRGFATTEEPGLWIAYDRLGSETRIFTRTRADSDAMTVDYHCAWDQGAHLWMIYLMRIVDAQLVFDKPGSVVLWTNCHHPFYDRNPYPETAPPQRPVWVGDFWDMFGAGHLLELQNLKAIAEYRHHNGLPVTPDWMR; this comes from the coding sequence ATGTCGTTGCCCGCACTTGATGACATCACCACCCACCGCGGCACCGCCGATCCGCTCGACGGGCTCATCCGCATCGAGACGTCGCCGCGGGAGAAGGCCACGCCGATCATCATGGAGATGATGCGGTCGGTGTATCCGCATGACCAGGTGTTCGGCGAATTCTGCACGGTCAACAGCTATATCGACTGTCCACCCGGCGAGCTGTTCGACTACATGTCCGACACCCGCAGCCTCGAAGAGTGGACCTACAGCCTGCGCGGCTTCGCCACCACCGAGGAACCCGGGCTCTGGATCGCCTACGACCGGCTCGGCTCGGAGACCCGGATCTTCACCCGCACGCGCGCCGACAGCGACGCGATGACCGTCGACTACCACTGCGCGTGGGACCAGGGCGCGCACCTGTGGATGATCTACCTGATGCGGATCGTCGACGCGCAGTTGGTGTTCGACAAGCCGGGATCGGTGGTGCTGTGGACCAACTGCCATCACCCGTTCTACGACCGAAACCCCTATCCGGAGACCGCGCCGCCGCAGCGCCCCGTCTGGGTCGGCGACTTCTGGGACATGTTCGGGGCGGGTCACCTCCTGGAGCTGCAAAACCTCAAGGCGATCGCCGAATACCGCCACCACAACGGGCTTCCCGTGACACCCGATTGGATGAGGTGA